The following nucleotide sequence is from Paeniglutamicibacter kerguelensis.
CACTCCAGCAGCAGCGGGGTCAGTTCCGAGGGCGCGAGCGCTTCCGGCCAGTGTTCCAACGAGCCGCCGAAGCGGGTTGCCGCAACAAACGAGGCCCGTTCCACGGCGCTGTCGGAGCCATGACCGCCGGCATCAACGTGCCCGTGGTCGGTGGTGAGCACCAGGTACCAGTCCTCGCCGAGTTCCTCGACGCGGCGGGCGATGGCCTGCTTGATGCGCGAAAGGTGGCCCTCCACCCGGGTCATGGCCGCGGCGTATTGCGCGCTGTGCGGCCCGTAGACATGCCCCTCGTCATCCGCGTCGCAGAAGTAGATGAAGGAAACATCCGGCCCCTTGGCGGACAGGACGTCGACGGCATGGTCGGCGATCTGCGCGTCCACCGTTTGGTAGCCGTAGGTTTCCCCGTCGCGGGAGATCACCCGGTGGTGGCCGGAGCGCTGCTGTTCGCGCCGCTCCCAGAGGACCGGTCCGGCGTCGGCCGGGTCCACCAGCGGCGGCCATCCGGCCGCCGCCATGGTGGTGGTCGACTGGTCGGCGAAGTAGGCCCGGCTCAGAAAATCCGGGCGGTGCAGCAGTTGGTGGCCAATGAACTTGTTGTCCTTGACCCCGTGCTCGGCGTGGGTGCTGCCGGTGAGCAGGGTGGACCAGCCCGGCCCCGACAGGGTGGGCACCTCCATCACCAGCTCGTTGAACACGCCCTGCTCGATCACCGCGTCGAGCGTCGGCATTTTTCCGGTGCCGCGCGCCAGGTCGATGCGCAGGCCGTCGATTCCCACCAACGCAATTTTCGGGCTTGCGGTCTTCGGGCTCATGCCGCACGCTCCGCATCAACCAGCACCGAGGAGCGTCGGGTGTGGACCTCGACGCGTTGGGCCAGCGTGAACCCGGCGGCCTCGTGCGAGGGCATGTCCACCCTCAGGCTGGACCCGGCATGTTCGACGACCACGCTGGTCGTGGGGCCGCGCAGCACCATGGAGCTGACGATCCCTTCCCCGCGGCTCTGCGCCAGCAGGCTCAGGTCCTCCGGACGGACCAAGGCCTCCAGGCCCGTGGCGGCGAGCAGCTCCGGGGCCGTGTTGGACATCGGCATCCGGTGGCCCAGCACCGTGACCTCGTTGCCCGCGCGCAGCGCGGGGATCCGGTTCACGGCCCCGACGAACTCGGAGACAAAGGGCGTGCGTGGGCGCTGGTAGATCTCCTGCGGGGAACCGAGCTGTTCGATGCGCCCGTTGAGCATCACGCCCACCCGGTCCGCGACCGTCAGGGCCTCCTCCTGGTCGTGGGTGACCAGCAGGGTGGTGGTCCCGGACTGCGTCTGGATCCGCCGGATTTCCTCGCGCAGGTGCACCCGCACCTGCGCATCCAGGGCCGAAAGCGGCTCGTCGAGCAACAGCACCCGCGGCTCGATCGCCAGCGCGCGGGCCAGTGCCACGCGCTGCTGCTGGCCGCCGGAGAGCTGGGCTGGGAACTTGGCCGCGTGTTCGCCCAGCCCCACGGTTTCCAGCAGCTCCTTGGCCCGGGCGGTGCGCTTGCCCGGTGACGTCCCGGCGACCTTCAGCCCATAGGCAACGTTTTCCACCGCAGACATGTGCGGGAAGAGGCTGTAGGCCTGGAAGACGATCCCGATGCCGCGCTCGCGCACCGGGGTGCGGGTCATGTCCTTGCCGGAGATCCGCACGGTGCCGGCGTCCGGGGTTTCAAGCCCGGCCAGCACGCGCAGGATCGTGGTCTTGCCGCAGCCCGAGGGGCCCAGCAGTGCCAGCAGCTCGCCGCCGGCGAGGTCCAGGTCCAAGTTGTCCAGCACCATGCGGCCACCGAAGGCCTTGTTGATGCCGGCCAGTGAGACTTCTGCAGAATCCCGGGTCATCGGGATCCCCCTTTCGTGGTGGATTTCTTGGTGCCGCGCCGCGCCGTCACTGAAGACAGGGACGCCAGCAACAGCCAGGTGGCCAGGATGGTGAGGAAGGACAGGGCGGCCGCGGCGCGCGGCTGGTTCATGCCCACCTGCACCATGAAGACCGGGAAGGTCGAGTGCAGCAGCAGGCTGGCCAGCGCGTACTCCCCCAGCACCATGGCGCAGGAGAGTAGCGCGGAACCCAGCAGGGCCGCGCGCATGTTCGGCAGCACCACGTGGAGAAGCGTCTGCCGGGGCTTGGCACCCAGGCTGGCGCTTGCGGCGAACAGGGTTTGGACATCCAGGGCGCGGATTCCCGCGTCCAGGCTCCGGTAGACCAGCGGCAGCGTGAGCACCATGTAGAAGGGAACCAGCGAATACGTGCTGACCAGGAAGCTGGGTGCCACGTTGCGGAAGAACAGGTTCGCCCCGCCCACCAGCGCGATGGCCGGCACCACGTAGGGAACCACTGACAGCCACTCGGTCAGCCGCAGCATCTTCGGGGCTTTCAAATGCAGGAAGAGCAGCGTCGGCACCAGCAGCACCAAGGATCCCAGCGTGCTGAGCACCGCCAGCTCCAGGGTGGTGAACAATTGCGCGGCGAAGTCGGTGCCCGCCAGTGCGTCGGTGAGCGGTTCGAGCGTGAAGCCCTTCCCCGGCAGGGTGAAGCCGAATGCGGCCGAGGCCACCAGCGGTATGAAGAACATGACCAGCGCCGCGGCAAAGATGATGATCCGCGCGGTGTCCTGCAACTTCGGTGCGCCGGCCGGCTTCGTGCGCGGCGCTGCTTTTGGTCGTGCTTCCCGGAGTGTTTCGGGTGCAGTTTCTAGCGCAGCCATTTGTTGGTCCTTCTTTCCAGCAGGGTCCGCAGGCCCATGGCCGCCACCACGATCACGATCATGCCGGTGACAAGCGCCGCGGCGAAGCTTTCGTCCGCCATGACGTCCCCGGAGATGAAGAAGCCGATCAGGATCGGCACCAGGTTCACCCGGCCCCCGGCCAGCGCGTAGGCGGTGGCATAGGCGCTGAACGAGTTGGCGAAGAGCAGCAACAGTGCGCCGACGATCGGCGGCCACATGATGGGCAGGGCCACGTCCGCCAGGTAGCGGAAGCGGCTGGCACCCAGTGAGTAGGCGGCCTCGGGCCACTGCTTTTTCAGGGAGCCGAAGGCCGGCAGCATCAGGATGGCCATCAGCGGGACCTGGAAGTACAGGTACACCAGGGCCAGCCCGAAGAACGATGCCAGCTGGATGTTCTCGCTCAGGTTCCAGCCGGTCAGCGACAGGATGATGCGGGTCGCCAAGCCCTGCACGCCGAGGGTCGCGATGAACGCGAAGGCCAACGCCACCCCGCCCATCTGCGAGGCCACCGCGGAGAAGGACAGCACCAGGTTCCGCAGCCAGGCCGGCTTGGTGCCGGTGGCCAGGGCCCACGCCAGGATGAATCCCAGCACCCCTCCGACCGCCGCGGTCAGCAGGGACAGGTTGATGGTCTGGATGAACGCATCGCGGTACTGCGGTTCAAAAAGCTTCGCCATGGGCTCCAGGGAAAACTGCCCGTCCACCCGGAAGCTGGTGAAGATGTTGGTGGCGATCGGGGCGATCAGGAACACCGAGAGGAACACCAGCAGCGGCAGCGCGCCCAGCCATCCGGCCAGCTTGCCCGGTGCCTTGCGGGTTGTATTATGCGTTGTCTTACGCGATGTCTTGCTTGGCGGCGGTGTCTGCACCGCCTCGGGCCGGTCGGCCGCCTTGTCGAGCTCGATCGTCACTGCGCGGCGACCTTCTGGCCCCACTGCTCGACGATCAGCTTGCCGGCCGTTTCACCCTGCTCGATGCTCGGGAACTTGATCTTCTCGATCACGTCCGCCTCCGGCAGCTTGGACAGCGCCTCCTCGGAGAGCTTGCCGGCCTTCTTCAGCTCGATGTAGCGTGCGGGGATGCCGCCGCCGCGGGCAAAGAGTTCGGAGCCCTCGTCGCTGGTGAGCCAGTCGACCCAGAGGCGGGCGCTGTTGGGGTGCGGCGAGTCGGCGACCACGGGCTGGGCGTAGTAGTTGCCGAAGACACCGTCCTCGAAGGTCTTGGTTTCCAGGGCGATGTTCGACTTCTTCAATTCCTCGTCCATGCCCAGGAAGTTGTAGTTCCAGTCAAGGACCACGGCGGCCTGGCCGGTGCTCAGGGCGGAGACCGGGGAGGTGATGCTCACCAGGTTGCCGGACTTTGCCAGCTTCTCGAAGAAGTCGATGCCCGGCTGGATGTTGTCCAGGCTGCCACCGTGGGCCAGGGACGCGGCGAAGACCGCAGCGATGGAGGAGGCACCCTTGCGCGGATCGCCCGGCAGGGCGACCTTGCCCTTGTACTTGGGGTCCAGCAGGTCGTCCCAGGTCTTCGGGGCCTCGACCACCGAGGTGTTGGTGCCCACCTGGACCACGCCGTAGTAGGCGCCCACCCACATGCCGTTGGGGTCCTTCAGGTCCGCCGGGATGGCGTCGAAGTTGCTGGGCTTGTACGGCGCGATCAGCTTCTCGTCGCTTGCCTTCTTGGTGAAGGAGTAGCCGATGTCGATCACGTCAGGCTGTGTCTTCTGGCCGCGCAGGTTCTTGACCGCGGTGATCTCGTCCGCGCTCGAGGCGTCCGGGGTGGCCACAGGGGTGTCCACGCCGTACTTTTCCTTGAAGGCGGCGAACTGGCCGCCGTAGTTGGCCCAGTCTGCCGGCACCGCGATCAGCTGGACCGTGCCCTCGGTCTTGGCCAGGGCCGCGATCTCGCTGGTCGTGGTGCCGATGTTTGCCGCAGCGGTTGGTGCCTGGCTGCAGGCGGCGAGCGAACCGCCCACCGTGGCAAGCAGCGCGAGCGAGGCGACTCCGCGGAGCAGGGTGCGTCGGGTGGTTTTCGTCGAACGTATTGCTGCCGGAACGATTGAAGTATTCAAGGCGGGATGCTCTCCGTGTGAGTGAGTCGGCCCGGGGAAGGACCTGCTTGCGGACTCAAACCTAACGACGCCACCTTGACGGGCAGCGACGCCAAGGTGTCCCACAGATGAACAATGGTCTAGACCGATAAGCCTGCGTCGTGCTCAGTCGCTTGACGCTCCCACGCGCCCCGAAACCACGATCTTCAGCCGGTCGGTGCGGACCAGGTCCTCGGAATACTCGACCGGGCGCCCGTCGCGGGCCAGCCCGGTGCGCTTGATTCCAAGCACCGCCGTCGCGGGTCCGATTTCAAGGTGACCCGCGTTCTCCTCGCCTGCCACCGCCGGGTTCAGCTCCTCAACGGAGGAGAACGGCGCCAGTCCGTAATCCTCGCCCATCACCGCGTAGATCGAGCCTGTCAGGTCACGCTCCGGCAGTCCCGGAAACAACTCCGCGGGCAAGAACGTCTCTTCCAGCACCACCGGTGTCGAGGCGGCAAAGCGGAGCCTGTGGATCCGGTGCACCGGGGACCCGACGGACATCCTCAGGGCCTCGGCCACGGCCCTGTCTGCCGGAATAGTCTCCGCCGAAAGCACTCTTGACGAGGCGCTATGCACGCTTTTGAGCAGCTGTGCACTAAGTCCCATGAGGTTGGAGATATCCACGGGAACCCGCGGCTCCGCCACGAAGGAACCTCCGCGGCTGCCCACCGCGCGCACGATCCGCCCCTCCTGGAGCAGGGTATCCAGGGCCTGGCGCAGGGTCATGCGGCTGACTCCCATGCTCTGGGCGAATTGCCGCTCGGCCGGCAGCTTGCTGCCCGCCGGAAGCAGGCCTCCGGCGATGATGCCGGAGAGCCAATCGCTGATCGACTGGTGGGCCGGCAGCCCCGGATCAAGGACAAGCCCCTGTGCTTGTTCAAGCAATTCCTCGGTATTGATTTTCGTCTCGCTTTCATTTGCCGGGCCGCGTTCACGTTCCGTTAATCCGCAGCCAAGCTGGGGTCCACCCAAAGAGGCGGTCGGGGACATGTCGGCTCGCTAGCTTGGTCTCTCGATCGCCCATAGGTCTAGACCGATTAACGATTTCACTAAACCCTACAAGATTGGAAACGCACCATGCGCGCCACCTCCGCCAATGCCGTTTTGACCCTCACGAACCTTGACGGCGTGCTCTTTGATTTCAACGGCACACTCTCCGACGACGAGGGCGTCCTGCGGGACCTGTTCATCGATTTGGCAGCCACCCATTGTTCCGTGAACCTCACCGCCCGGCAATACCAGGAGACCTTGGCTGGTCGCAGCGATCGAGAGATCATGGCCGACATCCTGGCGCTCGCGCCGGCCGATGCCGGGCCGGTGGACAAGTACCTGCCCCTGATCGACTCCGAATACGCCGTGCGCATCGAACGGGAAAGCCTGATCCGCCCGGCCACCCGGGAACTGGTCCACGCACTGCATGCCGCGGGCCTGAAGCTCGGCGTTGTCACGGGGGCAAGCCGGTTGCAGGTGCTCCCGGCGCTGGAGCGCGCGGGACTGCTGGATCTGTTTGGCATTGTGGTCACGGACGAGGACGTGGTGCAGGGAAAGCCGCACCCGGAGGGCTTCCAACGTGCGGCAGCCGCCCTCGGCCTGGAGGATCCCGCGCGGGTCGCCGCATTCGAGGACTCGATCCCGGGACTCGGCGCCGTTGCCGCGGCCGGCATGATCGCCATCTGCGTCGAAGGCACGCACCCAACCGAAGTGCTGGAACAGCACGCACGCATCATCGTTCCGGAGCTCGGCACCGCATGCTTGGACCTGGACCTCGGCTGAGCTATAGCCAAGTTTCCCCAAGTATGATGGCCCGTTGACTTGCCACGGCGTCGACTACGGGCCGGGGTCCTTGACCGTCGTGGTCGGCGCTGGCAGTCTCGTTTCCACACGGTGCGGAACGGGACTGTCTGGCGATCGGAGGGACTTCATGAAGCAGAACATGGAAACCACAGGTGAGGTAGCGGCCGCTTCCGACCCAGCGGTTGTCCCAGTCATCATACCGGCCAATGAGGCCAGCTGGGCCGATATCCAAAAGGTCTTCGGGACGCGGGGAACCCCCACGACCTGCCAATGCCAGTGGTTCCAGAATCCCGGACTCAGCTTCGACGAGCTAAGCGTCGAGGAACTAGCCGATCGTCTGAAAACTCAAACCGCCTGCGGAAACGCGAGTGCCGCGAAAACCAGCGGACTCATTGCTTACCTGGGTGATGAGGCGGTGGGTTGGTGCGCCGTCGAACCCCGCACCACTTATCCACGCTTGCTGGGGTCCAAGGTCCCATGGAGCGGTCGCAACGAAGACCGTGAGGATCCAAACGTCTGGTCACTGGTCTGCTTTGTCACGCGTACCGGGTATCGTCGCCGGGGCGTTTCACGCGCCTTGGCGGCGGCAGCCGTTGAATTCGCCAGGCAACGCGGCGCCCGCGCACTGGAGGGATACCCCATGGTCCTGCCTCCGGGAAAGAAAGCGGTCTGGGGCGAAATGTATGTCGGAAGCCGCAGCATTTTCGTCGATGCAGGGTTCACCGAAGTCAGCCACCCCACCCCGCGGCGGGCGGTCATGCGGATCGACTTCCCCACTCAAAAACAACCGGCAACTGCCCTGTGATGCCACACGCTCGCTTCACATGTGATCCAGTGCCATTGCGCAGGGAGCCCGGCAAGTTGGCCCGCGGGCTCAAAGCGATCTCCTAAGAGTTCGAGCGAGCATCGAGCCCGCCCAACAAACCTTTTGAATGCACCTCCTGACGCGACATGCCTATGGCCGCCCGGCAGTGAACCAATCGTTCCGGAGCCGATCCGGTTCACATTATTACGAATGATTCTTATTTGCAATATGCTGACGGGCATGAAACCCACCCACACCGAATACGTCTCGATCGAAACTCAGACCGCTGAACGTCGAGCGCGTCGCACCATTGTGGTGACTACCGCTTTTGCC
It contains:
- a CDS encoding ABC transporter substrate-binding protein, yielding MNTSIVPAAIRSTKTTRRTLLRGVASLALLATVGGSLAACSQAPTAAANIGTTTSEIAALAKTEGTVQLIAVPADWANYGGQFAAFKEKYGVDTPVATPDASSADEITAVKNLRGQKTQPDVIDIGYSFTKKASDEKLIAPYKPSNFDAIPADLKDPNGMWVGAYYGVVQVGTNTSVVEAPKTWDDLLDPKYKGKVALPGDPRKGASSIAAVFAASLAHGGSLDNIQPGIDFFEKLAKSGNLVSITSPVSALSTGQAAVVLDWNYNFLGMDEELKKSNIALETKTFEDGVFGNYYAQPVVADSPHPNSARLWVDWLTSDEGSELFARGGGIPARYIELKKAGKLSEEALSKLPEADVIEKIKFPSIEQGETAGKLIVEQWGQKVAAQ
- a CDS encoding GntR family transcriptional regulator; the encoded protein is MLEQAQGLVLDPGLPAHQSISDWLSGIIAGGLLPAGSKLPAERQFAQSMGVSRMTLRQALDTLLQEGRIVRAVGSRGGSFVAEPRVPVDISNLMGLSAQLLKSVHSASSRVLSAETIPADRAVAEALRMSVGSPVHRIHRLRFAASTPVVLEETFLPAELFPGLPERDLTGSIYAVMGEDYGLAPFSSVEELNPAVAGEENAGHLEIGPATAVLGIKRTGLARDGRPVEYSEDLVRTDRLKIVVSGRVGASSD
- a CDS encoding ABC transporter permease, coding for MAALETAPETLREARPKAAPRTKPAGAPKLQDTARIIIFAAALVMFFIPLVASAAFGFTLPGKGFTLEPLTDALAGTDFAAQLFTTLELAVLSTLGSLVLLVPTLLFLHLKAPKMLRLTEWLSVVPYVVPAIALVGGANLFFRNVAPSFLVSTYSLVPFYMVLTLPLVYRSLDAGIRALDVQTLFAASASLGAKPRQTLLHVVLPNMRAALLGSALLSCAMVLGEYALASLLLHSTFPVFMVQVGMNQPRAAAALSFLTILATWLLLASLSSVTARRGTKKSTTKGGSR
- a CDS encoding alkaline phosphatase family protein, coding for MSPKTASPKIALVGIDGLRIDLARGTGKMPTLDAVIEQGVFNELVMEVPTLSGPGWSTLLTGSTHAEHGVKDNKFIGHQLLHRPDFLSRAYFADQSTTTMAAAGWPPLVDPADAGPVLWERREQQRSGHHRVISRDGETYGYQTVDAQIADHAVDVLSAKGPDVSFIYFCDADDEGHVYGPHSAQYAAAMTRVEGHLSRIKQAIARRVEELGEDWYLVLTTDHGHVDAGGHGSDSAVERASFVAATRFGGSLEHWPEALAPSELTPLLLECRKG
- a CDS encoding ABC transporter permease — encoded protein: MTIELDKAADRPEAVQTPPPSKTSRKTTHNTTRKAPGKLAGWLGALPLLVFLSVFLIAPIATNIFTSFRVDGQFSLEPMAKLFEPQYRDAFIQTINLSLLTAAVGGVLGFILAWALATGTKPAWLRNLVLSFSAVASQMGGVALAFAFIATLGVQGLATRIILSLTGWNLSENIQLASFFGLALVYLYFQVPLMAILMLPAFGSLKKQWPEAAYSLGASRFRYLADVALPIMWPPIVGALLLLFANSFSAYATAYALAGGRVNLVPILIGFFISGDVMADESFAAALVTGMIVIVVAAMGLRTLLERRTNKWLR
- a CDS encoding GNAT family N-acetyltransferase, translating into MKQNMETTGEVAAASDPAVVPVIIPANEASWADIQKVFGTRGTPTTCQCQWFQNPGLSFDELSVEELADRLKTQTACGNASAAKTSGLIAYLGDEAVGWCAVEPRTTYPRLLGSKVPWSGRNEDREDPNVWSLVCFVTRTGYRRRGVSRALAAAAVEFARQRGARALEGYPMVLPPGKKAVWGEMYVGSRSIFVDAGFTEVSHPTPRRAVMRIDFPTQKQPATAL
- a CDS encoding ABC transporter ATP-binding protein, yielding MTRDSAEVSLAGINKAFGGRMVLDNLDLDLAGGELLALLGPSGCGKTTILRVLAGLETPDAGTVRISGKDMTRTPVRERGIGIVFQAYSLFPHMSAVENVAYGLKVAGTSPGKRTARAKELLETVGLGEHAAKFPAQLSGGQQQRVALARALAIEPRVLLLDEPLSALDAQVRVHLREEIRRIQTQSGTTTLLVTHDQEEALTVADRVGVMLNGRIEQLGSPQEIYQRPRTPFVSEFVGAVNRIPALRAGNEVTVLGHRMPMSNTAPELLAATGLEALVRPEDLSLLAQSRGEGIVSSMVLRGPTTSVVVEHAGSSLRVDMPSHEAAGFTLAQRVEVHTRRSSVLVDAERAA
- a CDS encoding HAD family hydrolase, translating into MRATSANAVLTLTNLDGVLFDFNGTLSDDEGVLRDLFIDLAATHCSVNLTARQYQETLAGRSDREIMADILALAPADAGPVDKYLPLIDSEYAVRIERESLIRPATRELVHALHAAGLKLGVVTGASRLQVLPALERAGLLDLFGIVVTDEDVVQGKPHPEGFQRAAAALGLEDPARVAAFEDSIPGLGAVAAAGMIAICVEGTHPTEVLEQHARIIVPELGTACLDLDLG